A stretch of the Massilia varians genome encodes the following:
- a CDS encoding helix-turn-helix transcriptional regulator has protein sequence MNTSEHTLLLLKTRGPQTAQALAAILHLTSMGVRRQLEAADEKGLVGYVDRPGKVGRPVRLWQLTELGHSRFPDRHAALTVDLIGQVRNLFGESAIDRLIDAREAASEAAYRAAVDPAAPLAQRAASLAVLREAEGYMAETQVDDDGSVLLVENHCPICAAARACQNFCRSELDVFRRVLGPDVRVERVEHQLAGARRCAYRIVPLG, from the coding sequence ATGAACACGTCCGAACACACCTTGCTGCTGCTGAAGACCCGCGGGCCGCAGACCGCCCAGGCGCTGGCCGCGATCCTGCACCTGACCTCGATGGGCGTGCGGCGCCAGCTGGAAGCGGCCGACGAAAAGGGACTGGTCGGCTACGTCGACCGGCCGGGCAAGGTGGGACGCCCGGTGCGGCTGTGGCAGCTCACCGAACTGGGGCACTCGCGCTTCCCGGACCGCCACGCCGCGCTGACGGTCGACCTCATCGGGCAGGTACGGAACCTGTTTGGCGAATCCGCCATCGACCGCCTGATCGATGCGCGCGAAGCCGCCAGCGAAGCTGCCTACCGCGCCGCGGTCGATCCGGCGGCGCCGCTGGCCCAGCGCGCCGCGTCCCTGGCCGTGCTGCGCGAGGCGGAAGGCTACATGGCCGAAACGCAGGTAGACGACGACGGCAGCGTGCTGCTGGTCGAGAACCACTGCCCGATCTGCGCCGCAGCACGCGCCTGCCAGAACTTCTGCCGCTCGGAGCTGGACGTGTTCAGGCGCGTGCTGGGGCCGGACGTGCGGGTCGAGCGGGTCGAGCACCAGCTGGCCGGGGCGCGGCGCTGCGCCTACCGGATCGTGCCGCTCGGCTGA
- a CDS encoding MFS transporter, whose product MKHRLLIGSACLLALLSTIGASLAYPLLPPLFAGVAPNALNGFLALPPTLLFGFALMVNPLGMLIGSAVLGSLSDALGRRRILLLTTVGAAAGHLLTAYALLAQSYPLLIAARFGTGVLEGNGAILRALLAERLDGPLRNHALSWLNGAFHLGWLAGPLLSGLSAGYSITLPFCIAAAGLLLGAALSMLVLAPQPAPPARGNWWSLARERHAFTLLRHAPLHTLFLIHLAYCCGVAGFYEFFPLWLVETGSYDAKGIALVNMAMCGVMTCAALFAGRAYPGDARLRVGGLAGAVALAVLCVGLGNLWVGMAAIVLFGLPHAFYNATLQAWAADSFAQHGQGAVMGLLSTTFCVAHIVMALGGGLLAAIDTRLVLVAGGLLAAMAAFSMRRWSRQAIPTHQEFA is encoded by the coding sequence ATGAAACACCGCTTGCTCATCGGCAGCGCTTGCCTGCTTGCCCTGTTGTCCACCATCGGCGCATCGCTGGCCTATCCGCTGCTGCCGCCCCTGTTTGCCGGCGTGGCGCCGAATGCGCTGAACGGCTTTCTCGCCCTGCCGCCCACGCTGCTGTTCGGGTTTGCCTTGATGGTCAACCCGCTCGGCATGCTGATCGGAAGCGCCGTGCTCGGCTCCCTGTCGGATGCGCTCGGCCGGCGCCGCATCCTGCTCCTGACCACGGTCGGCGCCGCCGCGGGTCACCTGCTGACGGCATACGCGCTGCTGGCGCAATCCTACCCCCTGCTGATCGCGGCACGCTTCGGCACCGGTGTGCTGGAGGGCAATGGCGCGATCCTGCGCGCGCTGCTGGCCGAGCGCCTCGATGGACCCTTGCGCAACCACGCCCTCTCCTGGCTGAACGGCGCCTTTCACCTGGGCTGGCTCGCCGGCCCACTGCTGTCCGGGCTCAGCGCCGGCTACAGCATCACGCTGCCGTTCTGCATCGCCGCCGCCGGCCTGCTGCTGGGTGCGGCCCTGTCGATGCTGGTGCTGGCGCCGCAGCCGGCGCCGCCCGCGCGGGGCAACTGGTGGTCGCTGGCACGCGAGCGCCATGCCTTCACCCTGCTGCGCCACGCGCCGCTGCACACGCTGTTCCTGATCCACCTCGCCTATTGCTGCGGCGTGGCCGGCTTCTACGAGTTCTTCCCGCTCTGGCTGGTCGAAACGGGCAGTTACGATGCGAAGGGCATCGCCTTGGTGAACATGGCCATGTGCGGCGTGATGACCTGCGCCGCGCTGTTCGCGGGCCGCGCCTACCCGGGCGATGCGCGCCTGCGGGTCGGCGGCCTGGCCGGCGCGGTGGCGCTGGCGGTGCTGTGCGTCGGACTGGGCAACCTGTGGGTCGGCATGGCGGCCATCGTCCTGTTCGGCCTGCCCCACGCCTTCTATAATGCGACGCTGCAGGCCTGGGCGGCCGACAGTTTCGCGCAGCACGGACAAGGCGCCGTCATGGGCCTGCTGTCGACGACCTTCTGCGTGGCCCACATCGTCATGGCGCTCGGCGGCGGGCTGCTCGCGGCGATCGACACCCGCCTGGTGCTGGTCGCGGGCGGCCTGCTGGCTGCCATGGCGGCGTTCTCGATGCGGCGCTGGAGCCGTCAGGCCATCCCAACCCACCAGGAATTCGCATGA